One Thermococcus kodakarensis KOD1 genomic window carries:
- the gdhA gene encoding glutamate dehydrogenase: MVEIDPFEMAVQQLERAAQFMDISEEALEWLKRPMRIVEVSVPVEMDDGSVKVFTGFRVQHNWARGPTKGGIRWHPAETLSTVKALATWMTWKVAVVDLPYGGGKGGIIVDPKKLSEREQERLARSYIRAVYDVIGPWTDIPAPDVYTNPKIMAWMMDEYETIMRRKGPAFGVITGKPPGVGGIVARMDATARGAAFTIREAAKALGWDDLKGKTIAIQGYGNAGYYLHKIMSEEFGMKVVAVSDSKGGIYNPDGLPPADEVLKWKKEHGSVKDMPGTQNITNEELLELEVDILAPSAIEGVITKENADNVKAKIVAEVANGPVTPEADEILHEKGILQIPDFLCNAGGVTVSYFEWVQNINGFYWTVEETRKRLDDKMTKAFWDVFNTHKEKNIHMRDAAYVVAVSRVYEAMKHRGWVKK; encoded by the coding sequence ATGGTCGAGATTGACCCGTTTGAGATGGCCGTCCAGCAGCTTGAGAGGGCTGCCCAGTTCATGGACATAAGCGAAGAGGCCCTTGAGTGGCTCAAGAGGCCCATGAGGATTGTTGAGGTTAGCGTTCCCGTCGAGATGGACGACGGTTCTGTCAAGGTTTTCACCGGTTTCCGTGTCCAGCACAACTGGGCCCGCGGTCCGACCAAGGGTGGTATAAGGTGGCACCCGGCCGAGACCCTCAGCACCGTTAAGGCCCTTGCCACCTGGATGACCTGGAAGGTTGCCGTCGTTGACCTCCCCTACGGTGGAGGTAAGGGTGGCATCATCGTTGACCCGAAGAAGCTCTCCGAGAGGGAGCAGGAGAGGCTCGCTAGGAGCTACATAAGGGCCGTCTACGACGTCATCGGCCCGTGGACAGACATCCCGGCCCCTGACGTTTACACCAACCCGAAGATCATGGCCTGGATGATGGACGAGTACGAGACCATAATGAGGAGAAAGGGCCCGGCCTTCGGTGTCATCACCGGAAAGCCGCCGGGAGTTGGCGGTATCGTCGCCAGAATGGACGCCACCGCTCGCGGTGCTGCCTTCACTATCAGGGAAGCCGCTAAGGCCCTCGGCTGGGACGACCTCAAGGGCAAGACCATAGCCATCCAGGGCTACGGTAACGCCGGCTACTACCTCCACAAGATAATGAGTGAGGAGTTCGGTATGAAGGTCGTTGCCGTCAGCGACAGCAAGGGCGGCATCTACAACCCGGACGGGCTCCCGCCGGCTGACGAGGTACTCAAGTGGAAGAAGGAGCACGGCTCAGTCAAGGACATGCCCGGAACCCAGAACATCACCAACGAGGAGCTCCTCGAGCTTGAAGTCGACATCCTTGCCCCGAGCGCCATCGAGGGCGTCATAACCAAAGAGAACGCCGACAACGTCAAGGCCAAGATCGTCGCCGAGGTAGCCAACGGTCCGGTCACCCCGGAGGCCGACGAGATACTCCACGAGAAGGGCATCCTCCAGATCCCGGACTTCCTCTGTAACGCCGGTGGTGTCACCGTCAGCTACTTCGAGTGGGTCCAGAACATAAACGGCTTCTACTGGACGGTCGAGGAGACCAGGAAGAGGCTCGACGACAAGATGACCAAGGCATTCTGGGACGTCTTCAACACCCACAAGGAGAAGAACATCCACATGAGGGACGCTGCCTACGTCGTTGCCGTCAGCAGGGTCTACGAGGCAATGAAGCACCGCGGATGGGTGAAGAAGTGA